Part of the Oncorhynchus tshawytscha isolate Ot180627B linkage group LG23, Otsh_v2.0, whole genome shotgun sequence genome, GAACCAGCCTACTTCATTGGCTCCTTGCAGATAGAGGGGGGTGGGCTCAGCATCACATTGGTCCTGCAGACACTGCCACTGGACCAATCAGATCGTCCAGCTCTCATGCAGAGCAAACTGGAACTCCCCCTCAGCCAATCAGGAACTTTGCTGACTGAGGGTGAGACAAGGAGGTTATTATCATGCTTCTGGTAGTATGCCTGTTGTAGAGCAGACATGTCACATTGTAATGATGTATAACACTGttactctctcattctctcatccgCATCTTCTCTTAtcacccctctttctttctctagtaTTTTGCACTTTCTCTACTTTTCACTTGCTTCTTTCTCCAtaatcccttctttctctctcccttgtctTCCCCAGTGGTGTTCCTGGTGTTCTCTCGCTCAGAGTCCCACTCCGCTCCTCTAGGGGGCATGGCCCTCCTGGACTGTGGCTTCAGGCAGCAGGCCACATCCCCAGGGCGGGAGCTGGGGCTTGAGTGGCGGCTGCAGCACAGAGGAAGTGGGAGGAAAGTGCTGGAGATTAGGGCGGGgcagacggagacagaggaggggccAGCAGGTGAGAGAATAAGGGCATTATTTAAGTAGTTATGATGGTGCTATAAGTGTTGGATGAATTAGGTCTACTTACCATCACAACATAAAGTGCATTAGGACCTCCATGGTCAACATTCCAACTTTATTATCCACCCAGAGACAGAAAATATTACTGTCATAGCTAGGAACCCAGAGGTTTACTGAATGATTACTATGAGAATTTTACCTATTTTTCACCTCATCATACTCTGTTTCGCATGGTTTTTTTCTCCTCCAGTACACGTGGAGAGGGAGGGTTCGAGCGTGGATGCCGCCCTGCTGGTGGGGCAGGGTAATGCGTCTCTGACTCTGGCCAGACTGAAGGTATCTGACGAGGGGACCTACATCTGCACCGTCAGCACTGGACTGTACCAGGCCCAGCAGGTCATACAGCTACACGTCACACGTGAGTCCCTCTAAGAACACTTGTGACTGATTGTCTCTTTACATTAGTGGTcaactgattatgatttttcaacgccgaaaccaataccgattattggaggaccaaaaaaggctGACACCGATTAATCGTCcgatttttatttacatttgtaataatgacaattacaacaatactgaatgaacacttattttaacttaatataaaacattaataaaatcaatttcatctcaaataaataattaaacatgttcaatttggtttaaataatgcaaaaacaaagtgttggagaagaaagtaaaagtgcaatatgtgccatgtaagaaggctaacgtttaagttccttgctcagaacatgagaacatatgaaagctggtggttccttttaacatgagtcttcaatattcccaggtaagaagttttaggttgtagttattataggaatttataggactatttctctctataccatttgtatttcatgtacttttgacaattggatgttcttataggctctttagtattgccagcctaatctcaggagttgataggcttgaagtcataaacagcgctgtgcttcaagcattgcaaagagctgctgttaaacgcaggaaagtgctgtttgaatgaatgcttacgagcctgctgccgcctaccaccgctcagtcagactgctctatcaaatatcaaatcatagatttaattataatataataaacacacagaaatacgagccttgggtcattaatatggtcaaatccggaaactatcatttttgaaaacaaaacgtttattctttcagtgaaatacggaaccattccgtattttatcgaacgggtggcaaccctaagtctaaatattgctgttacattgcacaaccttcgaggttatgtcataattatataaaattctggaaaatgaattccggtctttgttaggaagaaatggttcacacagttcacaacgagccaggcggcccaaactgctgcgtataccctgactctgcttacacTGAACACAAgataagtgacacaatttccctagttaatattgtctgctaacgttaatttattttaactaaatatgcaggtttaaaaatatatacttgtgtattgattttaagaaaggcattgatgtttatggttataACTTGtgacattcgtgcaacgattgtgctttttttgtgaatgtgcttttgttaaatcatcccccgtttggcgaagtaggctgtgattcgatgataaattaacaggcaccgcattgattatatgtaacgcaggacaagctagttaaactactaatatcatcaaccatgtgtagttaattagtgattatgttaagattgattatTTTTTGTAAGAAAAGTTTgacgctagctagcaacttaccttggctccttgctgcactcgtgtaacaggtggtcagcctgccatgcagtctcctcgtggattgcaacaTAATCGGCgaccaaaaatgccgattaccgactGTTATGAAAACTTGTAATCGGCcctgccgattaatcggttgacctctacttTACATAGGCAGCAGGTGGCGTTGGTACAGTAACCAAAAGTTTGCTGGTTTGAATGCCCGAGACGAAaatgtgaaaaatctgtcaatgtgcacttgagcaaggcactcaaccctaatttctcctgtaagttgctctagaTAAGAGGGTCtgataaatgactcaaatgtacatTATTTCTCTACACATATGAACATGCGTTTATTACATTAGGTGTCTATGTCATGTGTGACATAGTGTGCACACGATTCACATCTAAATACGAAGTCTCTCTGTCTTCAGAACCTcctcatgtttctctctctgaggaGAAGCTGGTATTTCGGGATGAGTTGCCCCAGAAACTGAGCTGCCACTGCAAGAACTACTACCCTCTGGATGTCCAGGTGTGTCTGGTGCGGTCGACCAATGAAATATCCAGTCATTCATATTCACAGATACCACTGTTTCAAAGTGAttagcacacaagcacacagcgATCATACCTCTAATGAAAACAGAAGATCATTGGTAGGTCATCGTACAGCACTTATAATATGGATATCCTAAATATTACAGACATTATACTgagactctcttctctctcagatgGAGTGGTTCTCCGTCTCCTCTACAGACTCAGAGCCTAGCATCCTATCAGACCAGGTGTCTCTCTCCAGCCATCGGCAGCACAGCGACAGGACCATGTCCATCTCCTCCCACCTCACCCTTCACCCCTCCACCTTCCCCCCTGGAACCACGGTCACCTGCAGAGTGACCCACCCGGCCCTGGacacacccctctccctcagcctGACAGTAGAGACACCTGAGCCAGGTAGGCTGCTACAGACACAGGCTTGAGAGGACAATAGGAAATTAGGTGAACATCAGCATTGCTGATGGGTCACATTCATTAGGCGTGAATGGACAACTAAAATAGTGTTCTTATCAGGCAGGTTCAGATACTGCTCTTTTGCTAAATGTTTTCTCCTGTTGGGTGCCTGCTGACTGTGAGTCATTGGGAGAACCTGAGCAGAAACAAAATGGTGTCCATTCATATTAGTCCAAACGGTTCCCTGTTGTTACAGATTCCTACTGGATGGTCCTGGCTTTTCTGGTTATCACCGTTCTGTTCTTCTACCAAGTGATGAAATAGGTAAGTTCCCCATGCTCCCTATGAACCTCCTTGTATTTTTAACTATTTGTAGTACGACAACAGTAACCTAAAAATGCGAAGCAAATTTCTGTCCAAACAgacaaataatacatttttccTCTTCTTTTTTTCTTGCAAAGAGTTCCAACCTAATTCACAGACCTGCATTCTTTCAGGGTCGCAGAGGCACAGCACCCGAAGCTGTTGAAAACCAATATCTTAAGAGTTGCTGTAATGTGAATTACTGTTGCACTATAAACAGTTGTACATTTTCttcaaataaatgttttcttTGATAGTATCATTGGGTGT contains:
- the tapbpl gene encoding tapasin-related protein, yielding MLEILLFGYLITCVSGQAGADVVLSCSLVEEGSGMGGMGGGALFSRTPATLVLRDLAVTPDLSPDTLTPFNPPAVPDPNNIILEAKVESPEIPEADLLLHADCNEQEVTCEISRYFPRNAKEGSTEPAYFIGSLQIEGGGLSITLVLQTLPLDQSDRPALMQSKLELPLSQSGTLLTEVVFLVFSRSESHSAPLGGMALLDCGFRQQATSPGRELGLEWRLQHRGSGRKVLEIRAGQTETEEGPAVHVEREGSSVDAALLVGQGNASLTLARLKVSDEGTYICTVSTGLYQAQQVIQLHVTQPPHVSLSEEKLVFRDELPQKLSCHCKNYYPLDVQMEWFSVSSTDSEPSILSDQVSLSSHRQHSDRTMSISSHLTLHPSTFPPGTTVTCRVTHPALDTPLSLSLTVETPEPDSYWMVLAFLVITVLFFYQVMK